One window of Alkaliphilus metalliredigens QYMF genomic DNA carries:
- a CDS encoding aminoglycoside phosphotransferase family protein produces MDAVIRKILNKNQINEPFIKLTTHGIANEIYATPNFILRIPTDHPEANSDAFTESVAAPLAKSNGIKTPELICFDNSYTILNKTYSIWERIHGFTLGEIDDYLHYCNTWKEIGFELGKLHVNIKSCDDPNGWLDNPDRDYTKDMIIKSLLNNDNKSLYLLELVESKYKDQTFSYKKCFVHGDTNEFNFLCTNNDQLLSIIDWGDAGWADPAIDFYMIPIEAIDNVLEGYSQIAGINVEYNFINRIILDKVWTGIEERQDICLLEKNIMKLESQLLKRL; encoded by the coding sequence ATGGATGCTGTTATTCGTAAAATTTTAAATAAGAATCAAATAAATGAACCATTTATTAAATTAACTACCCATGGTATTGCAAATGAGATATATGCAACACCGAATTTTATTTTAAGGATTCCTACAGATCATCCAGAAGCAAATTCAGATGCTTTTACTGAATCTGTAGCAGCTCCATTGGCTAAGTCAAATGGAATAAAAACACCAGAATTAATTTGCTTTGATAACTCTTATACGATACTAAACAAAACATATTCTATTTGGGAAAGGATTCATGGATTCACTCTTGGTGAAATAGATGATTATTTGCATTATTGTAATACATGGAAGGAAATAGGTTTTGAACTTGGGAAATTGCATGTTAATATTAAAAGCTGTGATGACCCAAACGGATGGCTTGATAATCCTGATAGAGACTACACAAAAGATATGATAATCAAGAGTTTACTTAATAATGATAACAAATCTTTATATTTGTTAGAGCTAGTAGAAAGTAAATATAAAGATCAAACTTTTTCTTATAAGAAATGTTTTGTCCATGGAGATACTAATGAGTTTAATTTTTTATGTACAAATAATGATCAATTATTATCTATTATTGATTGGGGTGATGCAGGTTGGGCAGATCCAGCTATAGATTTTTACATGATCCCAATAGAGGCTATAGATAATGTTTTAGAAGGTTATAGTCAAATTGCAGGAATAAATGTTGAGTATAATTTTATAAATCGAATTATTTTAGATAAAGTATGGACAGGAATTGAAGAAAGACAAGATATATGTCTATTAGAAAAGAATATAATGAAATTAGAAAGTCAGCTACTAAAAAGGTTGTAG
- the aac(6') gene encoding aminoglycoside 6'-N-acetyltransferase: MKKIVEASEKTIDSLTKLAIDLWPDNEYEDLKNEYFSLLKSENHKVFLCIVDDLPIAFIQLSIRSDYVEGSESNPVGYVEGIFVNPNLRRQGISKELMIKGEEWVKEKGCKQIGSDIEYDNDTSYHFHMNIGFKEANRIICFIKDIE, translated from the coding sequence ATGAAAAAAATAGTTGAAGCAAGTGAAAAGACAATCGATAGTTTAACCAAATTAGCGATAGATCTTTGGCCAGATAATGAGTACGAAGATCTTAAGAATGAATACTTTTCATTACTAAAATCTGAAAACCACAAGGTTTTTCTTTGTATAGTTGATGACTTGCCTATAGCTTTTATCCAGCTTTCAATAAGAAGTGATTATGTTGAAGGTTCTGAAAGTAATCCTGTGGGTTATGTGGAAGGAATATTTGTAAACCCTAATTTAAGAAGACAAGGAATATCAAAAGAACTTATGATTAAAGGAGAAGAATGGGTTAAAGAAAAAGGTTGCAAACAAATTGGTTCGGATATTGAATATGATAATGACACAAGTTATCACTTTCATATGAATATAGGGTTTAAAGAAGCAAATAGAATTATTTGTTTTATTAAGGATATTGAATGA